The Etheostoma spectabile isolate EspeVRDwgs_2016 chromosome 1, UIUC_Espe_1.0, whole genome shotgun sequence genome has a segment encoding these proteins:
- the cyp27c1 gene encoding cytochrome P450 27C1: MAILNNFGTACWKNMQGYRLNKHMFVVLRALHKSTARNEVGISADGEKAMPERLITPVDVGKKTRIKSLKEMPGPSALSNLIEFFWRDGFSRIHEIQMAHRKKYGKIFKSRFGPQLVVSVADRDLVAEVLRAEGVAPQRANMESWKEYRDMRGRSTGLISAEGEDWLKMRSVLRQLVMRPRDVAVFSDDVNQVVDDLIKRVSILRTQESDGATVLNVNDLFFKYAMEGVAVILYESRLGCLENEIPQETQDYIGALHLMFSSFKTTMYAGAIPKWLRPVIPKPWEEFCFSWDGLFKFSSIHVDKRLTEIKAQLERGEEVKGGLLTXXXXTKEMSTEEIYANFTEMLLAGVDTTSFTLSWATYLLARHPHIQEQIFTEVTETLGPGTVATADDVPRLPLIRGLVKETLRFFPVLPGNGRITQDDLVVGGYFIPKGTQLALCHYSTSFDEENFGDAFNFRPDRWIRKDSTDRVDNFGSIPFGYGIRSCIGKRIAELEMHLALTRLIQKFHISVSPLTTDVKAKTHGLLCPAAPIHLQFIDREN, from the exons ATGGCAATCCTGAATAATTTTGGTACAGCATGCTGGAAGAATATGCAAGGCTATCGGCTAAATAAGCACATGTTCGTCGTTTTACGCGCTTTGCACAAGTCAACAGCAAGAAATGAAGTTGGGATTTCTGCGGATGGAGAAAAGGCCATGCCTGAAAGATTGATTACACCGGTGGATGTCGGCAAGAAAACCAGAATCAAGTCCCTAAAGGAGATGCCAGGACCCAGTGCCCTATCCAACTTAATTGAGTTCTTCTGGAGAGACGGGTTCAGCAGAATTCATGAAATTCAG ATGGCGCACAGGAAGAAGTATGGCAAAATATTCAAATCCCGTTTTGGGCCCCAGCTGGTGGTCTCAGTGGCAGACCGTGACCTGGTGGCTGAGGTGCTGAGGGCCGAGGGTGTGGCCCCTCAGAGAGCCAACATGGAGTCCTGGAAGGAGTACAGAGACATGAGAGGCCGTTCCACTGGCCTCATCTCAGC TGAGGGAGAAGATTGGCTAAAGATGCGGAGCGTGCTCAGGCAGCTTGTCATGCGTCCCCGTGATGTAGCAGTCTTCTCTGATGATGTGAACCAAGTGGTAGATGACCTCATCAAGAGAGTTTCTATTCTGCGCACCCAGGAGTCTGACGGAGCAACTGTTCTCAATGTGAATGACCTCTTCTTCAAATATGCCATGGAAG GTGTGGCGGTCATTTTGTATGAGTCCCGACTTGGCTGTTTGGAAAATGAGATTCCCCAGGAAACCCAAGACTACATCGGTGCCCTGCACCTCATGTTCAGCTCCTTCAAGACAACCATGTATGCCGGGGCGATCCCCAAGTGGCTCCGACCGGTCATCCCCAAACCATGGGAGGAGTTCTGTTTCTCCTGGGATGGCCTCTTCAAATTCA GCAGTATTCACGTTGATAAGAGGCTCACAGAGATTAAGGCCCAGCTGGAGCGGGGAGAGGAGGTGAAGGGGGGACTGCTCACACANNNNNNNNNNACCAAGGAGATGAGCACTGAGGAGATCTACGCCAATTTTACGGAGATGCTACTGGCTGGGGTCgacacg acATCCTTTACTCTTTCATGGGCCACCTACCTGTTAGCGCGGCACCCTCATATACAGGAGCAAATCTTTACGGAAGTGACGGAGACCCTGGGACCTGGCACAGTTGCCACAGCAGACGATGTCCCTCGTCTGCCTCTCATCAGAGGGCTGGTCAAAGAGACACTCAG GTTTTTTCCAGTTCTGCCTGGCAACGGACGGATAACCCAGGATGACTTGGTGGTGGGCGGATACTTCATCCCCAAAGGG ACTCAGTTGGCCCTTTGTCACTACTCCACATCTTTTGATGAAGAGAACTTTGGTGACGCTTTTAACTTCAGACCCGATCGCTGGATACGGAAAGATTCCACAGATCGTGTCGACAACTTTGGCTCGATTCCCTTTGGCTACGGCATCAGGAGCTGCATCGGCAAGAGAATAGCAGAGTTGGAGATGCATCTAGCTCTCACAAGG CTCATTCAAAAGTTCCACATTAGCGTGTCTCCGCTTACTACTGATGTCAAGGCCAAAACCCACGGCCTGCTCTGCCCTGCTGCCCCCATCCACCTGCAGTTCATCGACAGGGAAAACTAG